One genomic window of Blastopirellula retiformator includes the following:
- a CDS encoding DUF1559 domain-containing protein gives MSVSYSTHSRRGFTLVELLVVIAIIGVLIALLLPAVQQAREAARRMQCTNNLKQIGLALHNHHDTFLSFPALTYDNGGTRSTDPQGNENRSSGFMFLMPFLEQSALFDILSAPGTYGGIDILPFGPIRERVYPPYQATIPAFVCPSQPSTPANIWNRAWGPRNYATSMGDSIANSHSIGNPRGMFARGELDKKSTTNMASIIDGTTNTIMLAERAFGVSGDTRNIRGFFANNVSGLNTSPTNCLTTASNGKYLTGQSVQTDRAAGVQWFDGMPAFTGVNTVLPPNSPSCANDNWGDNWGLFSASSYHPGGVLVSMGDASVQFIPNTIDTGNLTSAESTSGPSPYGVWGALGSKAGGETVTLP, from the coding sequence ATGAGCGTTTCTTACTCGACGCATAGTCGCAGAGGTTTCACCTTGGTCGAATTGTTGGTCGTGATCGCCATCATCGGCGTGTTGATCGCCCTATTACTTCCGGCGGTACAACAAGCCCGCGAAGCGGCTCGACGTATGCAATGCACAAACAATTTGAAGCAGATTGGCCTTGCGCTGCATAACCACCACGACACCTTCCTCAGCTTCCCGGCTCTTACCTACGACAACGGCGGTACGCGTTCGACCGATCCTCAGGGGAATGAGAACCGGAGTAGCGGCTTCATGTTCCTGATGCCCTTCTTGGAGCAGTCGGCCCTTTTCGACATTCTCTCGGCGCCAGGAACTTACGGAGGGATCGATATTCTTCCGTTCGGTCCAATTCGCGAACGAGTTTACCCACCCTATCAAGCGACCATTCCCGCTTTCGTCTGCCCCTCGCAGCCATCGACGCCGGCAAATATCTGGAATCGCGCATGGGGCCCCCGCAACTATGCGACCAGCATGGGAGACTCGATCGCCAATAGTCACTCCATTGGAAACCCGCGCGGCATGTTTGCCCGTGGCGAACTCGACAAGAAGTCGACCACCAACATGGCGTCGATTATCGACGGCACGACCAACACCATCATGCTGGCCGAGCGGGCGTTTGGCGTCAGCGGCGATACGCGCAACATCCGCGGCTTTTTCGCCAATAACGTGAGCGGCCTCAACACCTCCCCGACCAACTGCCTGACAACCGCGAGTAACGGCAAATATTTGACGGGGCAATCGGTGCAAACCGATCGCGCCGCCGGCGTTCAGTGGTTTGACGGTATGCCGGCATTTACAGGCGTTAACACGGTCCTTCCGCCGAACAGCCCGTCGTGCGCCAACGACAACTGGGGAGACAATTGGGGGCTATTCAGCGCCAGCAGCTACCATCCAGGCGGCGTCTTGGTCTCAATGGGAGACGCTTCGGTTCAGTTTATCCCCAACACAATCGATACCGGCAATTTAACGTCCGCCGAGTCGACCAGCGGTCCCAGCCCTTATGGCGTCTGGGGCGCTCTCGGTAGCAAGGCTGGCGGTGAGACGGTGACTCTGCCGTAA
- a CDS encoding leucine-rich repeat domain-containing protein translates to MLAPLLVSLSLLAADPALDRATLDARFQSELTQLADKCDELEMPQQAAATRGWLLERRPIYNYAVMVPESDPLKPTGQPTQLIAFWYERLTSLRQAYAEQLFQLARQELTADRADVAYRLIHDVLRENPDHTEARRILGYRQVGGVWRRPGVTTRVKQLRLDHPKFPWPARTYWLIESPHFEISTNHSEQAGLELAEKLEQLYSAWEQIFFDYWSNSRQLKSYFDGATPSPSRKKFHIAYFRSRQEYVDYLTPLEPQAAMTLGIYLFKKEEAYFFASDDPAAQSTWLHEATHQLFHEYRSAPAEIGTTANFWAIEGAALYMESVRMFDGYCTIGGFDASRLQFARNRRLVGEFHLPVGELTGLSREQLQKHPDIRPLYSEAAGLAHYWMDGDAAQYRRPFIDYLRTIYLGRDHARSLEETTGLSPSQIDDSYARFLQVDDAMLEQLDPAGPTVDLALGRTAVTDEGMTSIGKLPQLTWLDLTGTKVTSAGVRQLQTPQLRDLGLGGTATTDAATPSIAKLAKLGELDLSGTAITDAGLKPLAQLDQLQILRLAVTRITDAGLAELARCAQLRALDLRRTLTTPAGVAKIKQAIPSLQVTTDDQ, encoded by the coding sequence GTGCTTGCTCCGCTTCTGGTCAGTTTGTCGCTCTTGGCCGCCGATCCCGCGCTGGATCGGGCGACGCTCGATGCACGCTTTCAGAGCGAACTGACGCAGTTGGCCGATAAGTGCGACGAGCTAGAAATGCCGCAACAGGCGGCAGCCACTCGCGGCTGGTTGCTGGAGCGGCGGCCGATCTACAACTACGCAGTGATGGTTCCCGAGAGCGACCCGCTCAAGCCGACCGGGCAGCCTACGCAGCTGATCGCCTTCTGGTACGAACGGCTGACGTCGCTCCGACAGGCATATGCTGAGCAACTATTTCAACTTGCCCGGCAAGAGCTGACCGCCGATCGCGCCGACGTCGCCTATCGCTTGATTCACGACGTCCTGCGAGAAAACCCTGATCATACCGAAGCGCGGCGGATCCTCGGCTACCGCCAGGTCGGCGGCGTCTGGCGACGTCCCGGCGTGACGACGCGGGTCAAGCAGCTTCGACTTGATCACCCGAAGTTCCCCTGGCCGGCTCGCACCTATTGGCTGATCGAGTCGCCCCACTTTGAGATCAGCACCAACCATAGCGAACAGGCGGGCCTGGAACTGGCCGAAAAGCTGGAGCAGCTCTATTCGGCCTGGGAGCAGATTTTCTTCGACTACTGGAGCAACTCGCGGCAGCTGAAAAGCTATTTCGATGGGGCGACGCCTAGCCCCAGTCGCAAGAAGTTTCACATCGCCTACTTTCGCTCGCGGCAGGAGTATGTCGACTATCTGACGCCGCTCGAACCCCAAGCGGCGATGACGCTGGGCATCTACCTTTTCAAGAAAGAAGAGGCTTACTTTTTTGCGTCCGACGATCCGGCAGCCCAGTCGACCTGGCTGCACGAAGCGACGCACCAGCTGTTTCATGAGTATCGCTCGGCCCCGGCCGAGATCGGCACGACCGCCAACTTCTGGGCGATCGAAGGCGCCGCGCTCTACATGGAGTCGGTCCGCATGTTCGACGGCTACTGCACGATCGGCGGCTTCGATGCGTCGCGACTCCAGTTTGCCCGCAACCGACGCTTGGTTGGCGAATTCCACTTGCCGGTCGGCGAGCTCACCGGTCTGTCGCGCGAGCAACTGCAAAAGCACCCCGACATCCGCCCGCTGTATAGCGAAGCGGCAGGCTTGGCTCACTACTGGATGGATGGAGACGCCGCCCAGTACCGCCGTCCGTTTATCGACTACCTGCGGACGATCTACCTCGGCCGCGATCATGCTCGTTCGCTGGAAGAAACGACCGGCCTGTCGCCAAGCCAGATCGACGACAGCTACGCTCGCTTCCTGCAAGTCGACGATGCGATGCTGGAACAACTCGATCCAGCGGGACCAACCGTCGATCTGGCGCTGGGACGCACCGCGGTGACCGACGAAGGGATGACCTCGATCGGCAAGCTGCCGCAGCTGACCTGGCTGGATCTAACCGGAACGAAAGTAACCAGCGCCGGCGTGAGGCAATTGCAGACGCCGCAGCTGCGTGACCTGGGACTGGGCGGAACGGCGACCACCGACGCGGCGACGCCGTCGATTGCGAAGCTCGCCAAACTAGGCGAGCTCGACTTAAGCGGCACAGCGATCACCGACGCCGGGCTGAAGCCGCTCGCACAGCTTGATCAATTGCAGATCTTACGACTGGCCGTTACTCGCATCACCGACGCCGGCCTGGCCGAACTTGCCCGCTGTGCGCAGCTACGTGCACTTGATTTGCGCCGCACGCTTACCACTCCGGCAGGCGTCGCGAAAATCAAACAGGCGATCCCTTCGCTGCAGGTTACGACCGACGACCAGTAG
- a CDS encoding creatininase family protein: MSGMRPWILSEVNFGYVKEHQYEVAVLPLGATEPHNLHLPYGTDMYEGTAIGERICEVAHKQGAKVLLLPTMPYGTETNMNQFPLAMNVNPSTLFLLVTDLVQSLVESGIRKVVLLNSHGGNEFKPLLRELYGKTEAHLFLCNWFRVLSSDDYFQIFEHMDDHAGEMETSLIMACQGHLVDKKEDGTLNADQGAQRPMRFEALQEGWVGITRPWHLLTTNSGSGYPHASTAEKGEQLLEKLTERLAKFLVELSAAEIDASFPFEAG; this comes from the coding sequence ATGAGCGGAATGCGCCCGTGGATCTTGTCGGAAGTGAATTTCGGCTACGTCAAAGAGCACCAGTACGAAGTAGCCGTGCTGCCGCTCGGCGCGACCGAGCCGCACAATCTGCACCTGCCGTACGGAACCGACATGTACGAAGGAACAGCGATCGGCGAGCGGATCTGCGAAGTGGCCCACAAGCAAGGGGCGAAAGTCTTGTTGCTGCCGACCATGCCGTACGGAACCGAGACGAACATGAACCAGTTTCCGCTAGCGATGAACGTCAATCCTTCGACGTTGTTCCTGCTGGTTACCGACCTGGTGCAATCGCTGGTCGAAAGTGGAATTCGCAAGGTAGTGCTGCTCAACAGTCATGGCGGCAACGAGTTCAAGCCGCTGCTGCGCGAACTGTATGGCAAGACCGAAGCGCACCTTTTCCTTTGCAATTGGTTTCGCGTCCTCTCTTCGGACGACTACTTCCAGATTTTTGAGCACATGGATGATCATGCCGGCGAAATGGAAACCTCGCTGATCATGGCTTGCCAGGGTCACTTGGTCGACAAGAAGGAGGACGGCACGTTAAACGCAGATCAAGGCGCCCAACGGCCGATGCGGTTTGAAGCCTTGCAAGAAGGCTGGGTCGGCATCACTCGGCCCTGGCATCTGTTGACCACTAACAGCGGTTCGGGCTATCCGCATGCGTCGACCGCGGAAAAAGGTGAGCAGCTTCTCGAAAAGTTAACCGAGCGGCTCGCCAAGTTTCTGGTCGAACTTTCGGCGGCGGAAATCGACGCTTCCTTCCCGTTTGAAGCGGGCTAG
- a CDS encoding carboxypeptidase-like regulatory domain-containing protein codes for MAPSYNLALSSVGIFLAATMIGCGGSDLPKTSPVTGNVTYQGQPVEGANVIFSRGSYNIANGEVALGKTDAEGNFKLTTHIGGEQDVSGAVPGEYKVTISKFVPPKGISVSAYQAKVDAANKISAEGGTLRPGQEPPSLVEMLPKQYSVAASTKLSAKVLEDQANDFPFDLK; via the coding sequence ATGGCTCCGTCTTATAATCTTGCACTTAGCTCGGTCGGAATCTTCCTGGCGGCGACGATGATCGGCTGCGGCGGATCAGATTTGCCGAAGACGAGCCCGGTCACCGGCAACGTGACCTATCAAGGGCAACCGGTCGAAGGCGCCAACGTCATTTTCAGTCGCGGTTCGTACAATATCGCCAATGGAGAAGTCGCTCTCGGCAAAACCGACGCCGAGGGAAACTTCAAGCTGACGACGCACATCGGCGGTGAGCAGGACGTCAGCGGCGCCGTCCCAGGCGAGTACAAGGTGACGATCTCCAAATTCGTACCGCCGAAAGGGATCTCCGTCAGCGCCTATCAGGCAAAGGTCGATGCGGCCAACAAGATCTCCGCAGAAGGTGGTACGCTTCGTCCGGGACAAGAACCTCCTTCGCTGGTTGAGATGCTTCCCAAGCAGTACTCGGTGGCCGCTTCGACGAAATTGTCCGCCAAAGTACTAGAAGATCAGGCGAACGATTTTCCGTTCGATCTCAAATAG